DNA sequence from the Deltaproteobacteria bacterium genome:
CAAGCCGACGATCCGATCCCGGGGCAGGCCCACAAGCCGGTGCCAGAGGTCGGCGGCTTCCTCATCCTGGTAGTAGACCGTGGCCCACAGCTTGTCCGCGGCAAGGTGAAAATGTTGGGTCAATAATTCCCAGGCCATTTCAATGGCCCCCTCCTTGAAGTAGTCTCCAAACGAGAAATTCCCCAGCATTTCAAAGAAGGTGTGGTGCCGGGCGGTTTTGCCGACGTTTTCCAGGTCATTATGTTTACCCCCGGCCCGGACACATTTCTGCGAACTGGCAGCCCGCTGGTAGGGACGGCTTTCCTCCCCCAGAAAGACGCGCTTAAATTGTACCATGCCGGCATTGGTAAACAAGAGCGTCGGGTCATCAGCTGGAATCAACGAGGAGCTGGCCACCCGGGTATGGCCCTGGGATTCAAAATAGGCCAGGAATTTTTCGCGGATCTCTTGCCCGGTCACGGTGCTTCCTCCGTCTCAGAGGTGGGCGGGGGTGTTGGCCTCTGGCCCAGGTGGTAAATATCCCGGATCTGATCTTCCAGGCGAACCATCAGGTCGGGATGGTCTCGCAGGTAAATTTTGGCATTCTCGCGTCCCTGACCGATCCGCTCCTCTTCATAACTATACCAGGCACCGCTCTTCTTGATGATCTCCAGGTTGGTGGCCAGATCCAAAATATCTCCCTCTTTGGAGATGCCCTGGCCAAAGACCATGTCAAATTCAGCCTCCCTAAACGGCGGCGCCAGTTTGTTTTTGACGACCCGCACCCGGGTGCGGTTCCCTATAATGTCATGCCCTTCTTTGATGGGAGTGCCTTTGCGAATATCCAGGCGTTGCGAAGCATAAAATTTCAAGGCATTGCCCCCGGTGGTGGTTTCCGGGTTGCCGAACAGTTGGCCGATTTTCATGCGGATCTGGTTGATAAAGATCACTGAAGTCTGGGACTTGCTGATGGCGGCAGTAAGTTTGCGCAAGGCCTGGGACATCAGCCGGGCCTGGGAGCCCATCTGGGCGTCGCCCATCTCACCCTCGATTTCGGAGCGGGGCACCAGGGCCGCCACCGAGTCGATCACTGCCACATCCAGAGCATTGGAGCGCACCAAAATCTCGGCGATTTCCAAGGCCTGTTCCCCGGTATCAGGCTGGGAAATGAGCAGATCATTAGGCTTAACTCCCAGACGCCGGGCATAGTTAAGGTCCAGAGCATGCTCGGCATCGATAAAGGCGGCCAAACCTCCGTAACGCTGGGCCTCGGCAATGATATGGAGGGCCAGGGTGGTCTTGCCCGAAGCCTCCGGGCCAAAGATCTCCACTACCCGGCCGCGGGGAATGCCGCCGATGCCCAGGGCCAGGTCCAGGGATAAGGCTCCGGTAGAAATCACCCCGATGTCGGCCACTTTTTCCTCTGCCCCTAACCGCATGATTGAACCGCGGCCGTATTGCTTCTCAATCTGACCCAGGGCCTGCTCG
Encoded proteins:
- the recA gene encoding recombinase RecA; the protein is MRSEQALGQIEKQYGRGSIMRLGAEEKVADIGVISTGALSLDLALGIGGIPRGRVVEIFGPEASGKTTLALHIIAEAQRYGGLAAFIDAEHALDLNYARRLGVKPNDLLISQPDTGEQALEIAEILVRSNALDVAVIDSVAALVPRSEIEGEMGDAQMGSQARLMSQALRKLTAAISKSQTSVIFINQIRMKIGQLFGNPETTTGGNALKFYASQRLDIRKGTPIKEGHDIIGNRTRVRVVKNKLAPPFREAEFDMVFGQGISKEGDILDLATNLEIIKKSGAWYSYEEERIGQGRENAKIYLRDHPDLMVRLEDQIRDIYHLGQRPTPPPTSETEEAP